From Bos taurus isolate L1 Dominette 01449 registration number 42190680 breed Hereford chromosome 29, ARS-UCD2.0, whole genome shotgun sequence, a single genomic window includes:
- the LOC112444871 gene encoding LOW QUALITY PROTEIN: zinc finger protein 264-like (The sequence of the model RefSeq protein was modified relative to this genomic sequence to represent the inferred CDS: inserted 1 base in 1 codon; deleted 1 base in 1 codon), translating to MEYSKTLSLGISNDWEVTLSKKLVHGVLATHKPHQSPVDEGKPKTTEPTSCEPMLSKGASLQELMQGGPGDSQLGQTKDQDGPLEMQEDHFVPGINPQREKLHEKISPEHGSLRTAGGVCSRVEEEPVPLGGAVHDRDTCGSGKDPLIHEEESLFKCNECGKVFNKKHLLAGHEKIHSGVKPYECTECGKTFIKSTHLLQHHMIHTGERPYECMECGKAFNRKSYLTQHQRIHSGEKPYKCSECGKAFTHRSNFVLHKRRHNGEKSFVCKECGQVFRHRPGFLRHHIIHSGENPYECFECGKVFKHKSYLMWHQQTHTGEKPYECSECGKAFCESAALIHHYVIHTGEKPFECLECGKAFNHRSYLKRHQRIHTGEKPFVCTECGRAFTHCSTFILHKRAHTGEKLFECKECGKAFSTRKDLIRHFSIHTGEKPYECTECGKAFNRRSGLTRHQRIHSGEKPYECMECGKSFCWSTNLIXHAIIHTGEKPYKCSECGKAFSRSSSLTQHQRIHIGRNSVSVTNVGRPFTSGQTSLTLRELLLGKDFLNVNTEENLLQEKVSTMTSDRTYQRETPQVSSL from the exons ATGGAGTATTCTAAAACACTGTCTCTAGGAATATCCAATGATTGGGAGGTGACACTAAGCAAGAAATTAGTGCACGGAGTGTTGGCAACCCATAAACCTCACCAGAGCCCGGTTGACGAAGGAAAACCCAAGACCACAGAACCTACCAGTTGTGAACCAATGCTGTCTAAAGGAGCCTCTCTCCAGGAACTGATGCAGGGAGGCCCAGGAGACTCCCAGTTGGGACAAACCAAGGATCAGGATGGGCCGCTGGAAATGCAGGAAGACCACTTTGTACCAGGGATCAACCCCCAGAGGGAGAAGCTTCATGAAAAAATAAGTCCTGAACATGGCAGCTTAAGGACAGCTGGTGGTGTGTGTTCAAGGGTCGAAGAGGAACCAGTCCCTCTA GGGGGTGCTGTCCATGACCGTGACACCTGTGGATCAGGTAAAGATCCCCTGATTCACGAAGAGGAAAGTCTCTTCAAATGCAATGAGTGTGGGAAAGTTTTTAACAAGAAACACCTTCTTGCTGGACATGAAAAGATTCACTCTGGAGTGAAGCCCTATGAATGCACTGAGTGTGGGAAAACCTTCATTAAGAGCACACACCTTCTGCAGCACCATATGATCCACACCGGGGAGAGGCCCTACGAGTGCATggagtgtggcaaggccttcaACCGCAAGTCCTACCTGACACAGCACCAGCGGATTCACAGTGGGGAGAAGCCCTACAAGTGCAGTGAGTGTGGAAAGGCCTTTACTCACCGCTCCAATTTTGTCTTACATAAGAGGAGACACAATGGGGAAAAATCCTTTGTGTGCAAAGAATGTGGGCAGGTCTTCCGACACAGGCCCGGATTCCTTCGCCATCACATCATCCACAGTGGCGAGAATCCGTATGAGTGCTTTGAGTGTGGCAAGGTCTTCAAACACAAGTCCTACCTCATGTGGCACCAGCAGACCCACACCGGGGAGAAGCCCTACGAGTGCAGcgaatgtgggaaagccttctgTGAGAGCGCAGCCCTCATTCACCACTACGTCATCCACACCGGGGAGAAGCCCTTCGAGTGCCTCGAGTGCGGGAAGGCCTTCAACCACAGGTCATACCTCAAGAGGCACCAGCGGATCCACACTGGGGAGAAGCCTTTTGTGTGCACTGAGTGTGGAAGGGCCTTCACCCACTGCTCTACTTTCATCTTGCATAAAAGGGCACACACTGGCGAGAAACTTTTTGAGTGCAaagaatgtgggaaagcctttagCACTAGGAAAGACCTCATTCGGCACTTCAGCATCCACACCGGAGAGAAGCCTTATGAGTGCACGGAGTGTGGGAAGGCCTTCAACCGCAGGTCTGGCCTTACCAGACACCAGAGGATTCACAGTGGAGAGAAGCCCTATGAATGCATGGAGTGCGGGAAGTCCTTCTGCTGGAGCACAAACCTCA GACATGCCATCATccacactggagagaagccctatAAGTGCAGTGAGTGTGGAAAGGCCTTCAGTCGCAGCTCCTCTCTCACTCAGCATCAAAGGATCCATATTGGGAGAAACTCTGTTAGTGTGACAAATGTGGGAAGACCCTTCACAAGTGGGCAAACATCTCTCACCCTCCGAGAACTCCTATTGGGGAAAGACTTTTTGAATGTAAACACAGAGGAAAATCTTTTGCAAGAGAAAGTATCTACCATGACATCTGATCGTACATACCAAAGAGAAACCCCTCAAGTATCTTCGCTTTGA